GACCAAGATCCGCGAAGAAGAGGCCAAGAtcacgcccgaggcggGTGAGAGCATCACGAGCGCcagtgcgctgcgtgtggGTGTCGACCGCGAGTTCTTCCGCCAGCTCCGTGCGCTGTTCCGCATCATGATCCCCAACCTGAAGACGAAGGAGGTGTTTATCTTTGTGCTGCACACATTCTTCCTGGTGATGCGCACCTATCTGTCGCTGTTGGTGGCCCGGCTTGACGGTGCGATTGTCAAGTCGCTCATTTCCGCCGATGGCCCCGGCTTCCTCCGTGGTCTTGGCCTGTGGTTTGCGCTATCGGTTCCTGCGACATACACGAACGCGATGATCCGCTACCTGCAGTCGAAGCTCTCGATCGGTTTCCGTACGCGTCTCACGCGCTACGTCAACGACCTGTACCTCTCGGCGAACCGCAACTACTACAAGGTGTTGAACCTCGACAACCGTCTCGAGGCTGTGTCGCAGTACATTACTTCGGACATTGCGCACTTCTGTGACGTGATCTCGGAGCTCTACTCCAACATCTCGAAGCCCGTGTTGGACATTGTCATTTTCCTGGGCCAGATTGGTGCGAGCTTGGGTGTGCGTGGTATGGCCGGTGTGATGGTGAGCTACTACGTGGCCTCGTTGTCGCTCCGTGCTGTTTCGCCGCCGTTCGGTAAGCTGGCCGCGATTGAGGCCAAGCTCGAGGGTCAGTTCCGCAACGCGCACAGCCGTCTAATTATCAACGCCGAGGAGATTGCCTTCTACAACGGTGCCTCGACCGAGGAGGGTATTCTGCAGCGTATGCGCAAGGAGCTGATTCGCCATACCAAGTCGATCATGCGCCTGCGTATCGGCTACACCTTTACCGAGGACTTTGTGCTGAAGTACACCTGGTCGGCCATCGGCTACATGGTCATGGCCGTCCCCTCCTTTGCGAAGCGTGCGAAGGCCGAGGCAGATGCTGCGAGCGGCAAGGCGCACGAGGAGCAGGTCAACAAGGGTATTGCGAACGAGACCGAGTCCTACATCTCCaaccgccgcctgctgttgtcgctggccgacgcggGAAGTCGCTTGATGTACAGCTACAAGGGgattgccgagctcgccggTCAGACGTCGCGTGTCTACTCGTTGATCTCTAcgctgcacctgctcgaccacGACGTGTACcagagcgtgccgcgccccAAGGACCTGCCTGCGTCGGAGCCCTTCTTCGACCTGGGCCACCTGCACGGCAAGACGATTGTCGACAAGGACTACGTCAAGCTGATCAACGCCCCGATTGTCACGCCTGCTCCGGGTCAGGAGCGTGGTGGTGAGCTGCTGGTCAAGGACCTGAACCTCACCTCGAACCCCGGCGACCACATCATGATCACCGGTCCGAACGGTGTGGGTAAGACGGCCATTGCGCGTGTTCTTGCGAACCTCTGGCCGCTGTTTAACGGCGAGATGGAGAAGCCGCGCAACGAGGACATGATCTTCCTGCCCCAGCGCCCCTACCTCACGACCGAGAGTCTGCGCAACCAGGTCATCTACCCGTACTCCTACCAGGAGCACATTGCCTCGGGCCGCACCGACGAAGACCTGATGGAGATCCTCAAGCACGTGCACCTTGCCTACCTGCCTGACCGCGAGGGCGGCTGGGCTACGCGCAAGGAGTGGAAGGACGTGCTGTCGGGTGGTGAGAAGCAGCGCATGGGTATGGCCCGCCTGTTCTACCACAACCCCAAGTACGCCGTGCTGGATGAGTGCACGTCGGCCGTCTCGACGGACGTCGAGGGTCTGATGTACGCCCACGCCAAGGACCTGGGCATCACGCTCATTACCATCTCCCACCGCCCGTCGCTGTTCAAGTACCACACGtacctgctcgacctcAAGGGCGAGCACGGCGGCTACGAGATCATCAACCTTGTTGGTGACCAGGAGGagcagacgctcgaccaggagcttgccgacctcgacgcgaaGCTGTCCGAGGTGGACGACTGGAAGTCGCGCCTGACCGACATCCATAAGGAGCTCTCGTTCAGCAAGTCGTAGATGAAAATATTTCGGATTCTATCACGCCCGTGCACTTTCCCATGACTCCCATGGCTACCACGCTCCGTGCGCCACTCGTGACTGGGCCgatggccggcgcggccggcggcgcgctcgccgccgccgtgtcgaaaggcggcggcctcggcttTATGGGCGCAGGCTACTACAACCTGCAGAAACTCCACGAAGAGGTCGCccaggcgcgcgccgtcttTCCGAGC
The sequence above is a segment of the Malassezia japonica chromosome 6, complete sequence genome. Coding sequences within it:
- the PXA1 gene encoding ATP-binding cassette long-chain fatty acid transporter pxa1 (COG:I; TransMembrane:2 (n22-33c38/39o197-218i239-260o); EggNog:ENOG503NUQ7) gives rise to the protein MAAQSKLEQVWQPTMLHRRTRAIALLLLLVLTLGRKQALQWVQKHTGKLEGVSAKVKYAKNQKPKMSIEEGHEKLYIPSGKNDGSVDLLVPFRGRVTEVPIKPTSQKTFDSNYPIFALPPPVTRETMKRRTSMLGFFGGASRKQLTKIREEEAKITPEAGESITSASALRVGVDREFFRQLRALFRIMIPNLKTKEVFIFVLHTFFLVMRTYLSLLVARLDGAIVKSLISADGPGFLRGLGLWFALSVPATYTNAMIRYLQSKLSIGFRTRLTRYVNDLYLSANRNYYKVLNLDNRLEAVSQYITSDIAHFCDVISELYSNISKPVLDIVIFLGQIGASLGVRGMAGVMVSYYVASLSLRAVSPPFGKLAAIEAKLEGQFRNAHSRLIINAEEIAFYNGASTEEGILQRMRKELIRHTKSIMRLRIGYTFTEDFVLKYTWSAIGYMVMAVPSFAKRAKAEADAASGKAHEEQVNKGIANETESYISNRRLLLSLADAGSRLMYSYKGIAELAGQTSRVYSLISTLHLLDHDVYQSVPRPKDLPASEPFFDLGHLHGKTIVDKDYVKLINAPIVTPAPGQERGGELLVKDLNLTSNPGDHIMITGPNGVGKTAIARVLANLWPLFNGEMEKPRNEDMIFLPQRPYLTTESLRNQVIYPYSYQEHIASGRTDEDLMEILKHVHLAYLPDREGGWATRKEWKDVLSGGEKQRMGMARLFYHNPKYAVLDECTSAVSTDVEGLMYAHAKDLGITLITISHRPSLFKYHTYLLDLKGEHGGYEIINLVGDQEEQTLDQELADLDAKLSEVDDWKSRLTDIHKELSFSKS